One Spiroplasma endosymbiont of Dioctria linearis DNA segment encodes these proteins:
- a CDS encoding RpiB/LacA/LacB family sugar-phosphate isomerase, protein MRIAIGCDHIVTDIKDKIIEMLKDSKIEVIDCGTNDFKRTHYPIYGHQVAVNVVTKNADFGIVICGTGVGITNSAQKVKGARVVLAKDVLTAIDARQKYDANVVGFGGRIIGIGLMYEIIESFIQAKYLGKNDALINQINSIVEKENYDSKIFDEEKRKWDQGFYN, encoded by the coding sequence ATGAGAATTGCAATAGGATGTGATCACATTGTTACAGATATTAAAGATAAAATAATTGAAATGTTAAAAGATAGTAAAATTGAGGTAATTGATTGTGGAACTAATGATTTTAAAAGAACTCATTATCCAATATATGGTCATCAAGTTGCTGTAAATGTAGTAACAAAAAATGCTGACTTTGGAATTGTAATTTGTGGAACTGGAGTTGGAATTACAAATAGTGCTCAAAAAGTTAAAGGGGCAAGAGTAGTTCTTGCTAAAGATGTTTTGACAGCTATTGATGCTAGACAAAAATATGATGCAAATGTTGTTGGTTTTGGAGGTCGAATTATTGGTATTGGTTTAATGTATGAGATTATTGAAAGTTTTATCCAAGCTAAGTATCTAGGTAAAAATGATGCTTTAATTAATCAAATTAATTCAATTGTTGAAAAAGAAAATTACGATAGTAAAATTTTTGATGAAGAAAAACGCAAGTGAGATCAGGGATTTTATAATTAA
- a CDS encoding RpiB/LacA/LacB family sugar-phosphate isomerase, producing the protein MNKIIVYINNRIDKEYENFLLENIKSKNFDITFQKEVNIFNDLNKLSDNLSQKKIDRVIVIDDFGTLPFMIMAQKKAVIVAQISDYHSGKMTIQHNNSNVLSLGFSIIGKENMLNIIDAYLSATFEAGRHMVRINMLENMLEGQ; encoded by the coding sequence ATGAACAAAATTATAGTATATATAAATAATAGAATAGATAAAGAGTATGAGAATTTTTTATTAGAAAATATTAAATCAAAAAACTTTGATATTACATTTCAAAAGGAGGTCAATATATTTAATGACTTAAATAAACTAAGCGATAATTTAAGTCAAAAAAAAATAGATAGAGTAATTGTTATTGATGATTTTGGAACTTTACCTTTTATGATTATGGCTCAAAAAAAAGCAGTTATAGTAGCTCAAATATCAGATTATCATTCTGGGAAAATGACAATTCAACATAATAATTCAAACGTCTTATCATTAGGCTTTTCTATAATAGGTAAAGAGAATATGTTAAATATAATTGATGCATATCTAAGTGCTACTTTTGAAGCTGGAAGACATATGGTAAGAATTAATATGTTAGAAAATATGTTGGAGGGACAATAA